A genomic region of Streptomyces sp. R33 contains the following coding sequences:
- the ctaD gene encoding cytochrome c oxidase subunit I, translating into MRAGSQVLRLLSTTDHKVIGNMYLVTAFGFFLFGGVLALVMRAELARPGLQIVSAEQYNQLFTLHGTIMMLLFATPTFTGFANAIMPLQIGAPDVAFPRLNAFTYWVFLFGGLTVISGLLTANGSAAFGWFAYAPLNGAAYSPGVGADLWVMGLAVSGLSTILGAVNFIATIVCLRAPGMTVFRMPIFTWNVLFTSILALLAFPVLTAALLVLEADRKFGAHVFDAAYGGALLWQHLFWFFGHPEVYIVALPFFGIVSEIIPVFSRKPIFGYAALVGATIAITGLSATVWAHHMFATGAVLLPFFSLLSFLIAVPTGVKFFNWIGTMWGGSLSFETPMLWSIGFLVTFLLGGLTGVLVASPPMDFHLTDSYFVVAHLHYVLFGTIVFATFAGFYFWWPKLTGKLLDERLGRMHFWTLFTGFQLTFLVQHWLGEQGMPRRYADYLAADGFTLLNTLSTIGSFLLGLSLLPFAYNVWKTGRHGRRVDVDDPWGWGRSLEWATSCPPPRHNFEALPRIRSDSPAFDLHHPEVVPR; encoded by the coding sequence GTGCGGGCGGGGTCGCAGGTGCTGCGCCTGTTGTCGACCACCGACCACAAGGTGATCGGCAACATGTACCTGGTCACCGCCTTCGGCTTCTTCCTGTTCGGCGGTGTGCTGGCCCTCGTCATGCGGGCGGAGCTGGCCCGGCCCGGACTGCAGATCGTCTCCGCCGAGCAGTACAACCAGCTCTTCACCCTGCACGGCACGATCATGATGCTGCTGTTCGCCACCCCGACGTTCACCGGCTTCGCCAACGCGATCATGCCGTTGCAGATCGGCGCCCCGGACGTCGCCTTCCCCCGCCTGAACGCCTTCACGTACTGGGTGTTCCTCTTCGGGGGCCTCACCGTGATCAGCGGACTCCTGACCGCGAACGGCTCCGCCGCCTTCGGCTGGTTCGCGTACGCACCGCTGAACGGGGCGGCGTACTCCCCCGGTGTGGGCGCCGACCTGTGGGTGATGGGGCTGGCGGTGTCGGGACTGAGCACCATCCTCGGTGCGGTGAACTTCATCGCGACGATCGTGTGCCTGCGGGCGCCGGGCATGACCGTCTTCCGGATGCCGATCTTCACCTGGAACGTGCTGTTCACCTCGATCCTGGCGCTGCTGGCGTTTCCGGTGCTCACCGCTGCGCTGCTGGTTCTGGAGGCGGACCGCAAGTTCGGGGCGCACGTCTTCGACGCGGCGTACGGCGGCGCGCTGCTGTGGCAGCACCTGTTCTGGTTCTTCGGCCATCCGGAGGTGTACATCGTGGCGTTGCCGTTCTTCGGGATCGTCAGCGAGATCATCCCGGTGTTCAGCCGGAAACCGATCTTCGGCTATGCCGCCCTGGTCGGTGCGACGATCGCGATCACGGGACTCTCCGCCACGGTGTGGGCCCATCACATGTTCGCCACCGGCGCCGTGCTGTTGCCGTTCTTCTCCCTGCTGTCGTTCCTCATCGCCGTTCCGACCGGGGTGAAGTTCTTCAACTGGATCGGCACGATGTGGGGCGGGTCGCTGTCGTTCGAGACGCCGATGCTGTGGTCCATCGGATTCCTGGTGACGTTCCTGCTGGGCGGTCTGACCGGAGTCCTGGTGGCCTCGCCGCCGATGGACTTCCATCTCACCGACAGCTATTTCGTGGTCGCCCACCTGCACTACGTGCTCTTCGGCACGATCGTGTTCGCCACCTTCGCGGGCTTCTACTTCTGGTGGCCCAAGCTCACGGGCAAACTCCTCGATGAGCGCCTGGGCCGGATGCACTTCTGGACCCTGTTCACCGGCTTCCAGCTGACCTTCCTCGTCCAGCACTGGCTCGGCGAGCAGGGCATGCCCCGGCGGTACGCCGACTACCTGGCGGCCGACGGGTTCACCCTGCTCAACACGCTCTCCACCATCGGATCCTTCCTCCTGGGGCTGTCCTTGCTGCCGTTCGCCTACAACGTGTGGAAGACGGGTCGCCACGGCAGGCGCGTGGACGTGGACGACCCGTGGGGTTGGGGCCGGTCCCTCGAGTGGGCCACCTCCTGCCCGCCGCCCCGGCACAACTTCGAGGCGCTGCCCCGGATCCGGTCGGACTCGCCCGCCTTCGACCTGCACCACCCCGAAGTGGTGCCCCGGTGA
- a CDS encoding cytochrome c oxidase subunit 4 yields the protein MKAEAWLFTGVAVFFAVTGGVYAAFSSDPAGIAALSVSFLMSALVAAFLWRQYGRGGRRPEDTGDAEIRTGGGREFSFPARSFAPVITATGTALMGIGAVQGLWLALIGAGVVIPGLFGFVFRPGQDA from the coding sequence GTGAAGGCGGAGGCGTGGCTGTTCACCGGTGTGGCCGTGTTCTTCGCCGTCACCGGCGGCGTCTACGCGGCGTTCTCCAGTGATCCGGCGGGGATCGCCGCCTTGTCGGTGTCGTTCCTCATGTCGGCGCTGGTCGCCGCGTTCCTGTGGCGGCAGTACGGCCGCGGTGGCCGACGTCCCGAGGACACCGGCGATGCGGAGATCCGTACGGGCGGGGGCAGGGAGTTCTCGTTCCCCGCGAGGAGCTTCGCGCCCGTGATCACCGCCACCGGTACGGCGCTCATGGGCATCGGCGCCGTTCAGGGGCTCTGGCTGGCCCTCATCGGCGCCGGCGTCGTGATCCCGGGACTGTTCGGATTTGTGTTCCGCCCGGGTCAGGACGCCTGA
- a CDS encoding cytochrome bc complex cytochrome b subunit gives MRRSARRTVFGLDARLPLLDVAKGGVRKAFPDHWAFLLGEIALYSLVVLLLTGTYLTFFFDPSMREVTYQGSYVPLNGLPVSSAYASTLRISFDVRGGLLIRQMHHWAALVFVAAIGVHLLRVFFTGAFRRPREVNWVVGVTMLLLTLVEGFAGYSLPDDLLSGTGLRTAQGIMLSLPVVGTYLSLFVFGGEFPAEDIVSRLYPVHILLVPGLLVALVSLHLLLVVHLKHTQWAVPGSSGRNVLGKPFFAQYTAKSAGLFFMVAGLLSALAALAQINPVWAYGPYRPDLVSTGSQPDWYVGFLEGALRLMPGFETRLWGHTLTWNPLIAGVVLPGLLFAGLYGYPFFERWITPEGGEQHLCDRPRHRPARTALGVAVLAAYTILLLAGAQDIIAFITEIPVAAITWALRCALLVVPAASFWLTRRICLALQEEDVRALESGLATDDVRQSVEGGFHPAHRPATGAERYVRSVHRVPAPVRVALPGRTAGERRPAVRGLAERLRWGLSHWYYRDQLVPPLTEAQRIRVAAVLAGPDTEETGPAAEH, from the coding sequence ATGCGACGCTCGGCCAGGCGTACGGTGTTCGGCCTGGACGCACGGCTGCCCCTGCTGGACGTGGCGAAGGGCGGGGTGCGGAAGGCGTTTCCGGACCACTGGGCGTTCCTGCTCGGCGAGATCGCCCTCTACAGCCTGGTCGTGCTGCTGCTGACCGGTACGTACCTCACGTTCTTCTTCGACCCGTCCATGCGCGAGGTCACCTACCAGGGCTCCTACGTCCCCCTGAACGGCCTGCCCGTCTCCTCCGCCTACGCCTCCACGCTGCGCATCAGCTTCGACGTGCGGGGCGGTCTGCTGATCCGGCAGATGCACCACTGGGCGGCCCTCGTGTTCGTGGCCGCGATCGGCGTCCACCTGCTGCGGGTGTTCTTCACCGGTGCGTTCCGCAGGCCCCGCGAGGTGAACTGGGTGGTCGGCGTCACGATGCTGCTGCTCACGCTGGTCGAGGGCTTCGCGGGATACTCGCTCCCCGACGATCTGCTGTCGGGTACGGGGCTGCGCACCGCCCAGGGCATCATGCTGTCGCTGCCCGTCGTGGGCACGTACCTGAGCCTCTTCGTCTTCGGCGGCGAGTTCCCGGCCGAGGACATCGTGTCCCGGCTCTACCCCGTGCACATCCTCCTCGTGCCAGGACTGCTCGTCGCCCTGGTTTCGCTGCACCTGCTGCTCGTCGTGCACCTCAAGCACACGCAGTGGGCGGTCCCCGGCAGCAGCGGCCGCAACGTGCTGGGCAAGCCGTTCTTCGCCCAGTACACGGCGAAGTCCGCGGGGCTGTTCTTCATGGTCGCCGGCCTGCTGTCCGCGCTCGCCGCGCTGGCGCAGATCAATCCCGTGTGGGCGTACGGGCCGTACCGCCCCGACCTGGTGTCCACCGGGTCCCAGCCGGACTGGTACGTGGGCTTCCTGGAAGGGGCCCTGCGGCTGATGCCGGGCTTCGAAACCCGACTGTGGGGCCACACCCTGACGTGGAATCCACTGATCGCGGGCGTCGTCCTGCCGGGACTGCTGTTCGCCGGCCTGTACGGCTATCCGTTCTTCGAACGCTGGATCACCCCGGAGGGCGGGGAGCAGCACCTGTGCGACCGGCCGCGCCACCGGCCCGCCCGCACCGCGCTGGGCGTCGCCGTGCTCGCCGCCTACACGATCCTGCTGCTGGCCGGCGCGCAGGACATCATCGCCTTCATCACCGAGATCCCCGTCGCGGCGATCACCTGGGCGCTGCGCTGCGCCCTGCTCGTCGTGCCTGCGGCATCCTTCTGGCTCACCCGTCGGATCTGTCTCGCCCTGCAGGAGGAGGACGTCAGGGCGCTGGAGAGCGGACTGGCGACGGACGACGTACGCCAGTCGGTCGAGGGCGGCTTCCACCCGGCGCACCGGCCGGCGACGGGGGCGGAGCGCTACGTGCGCTCCGTCCACCGCGTGCCGGCGCCCGTACGGGTGGCCCTGCCCGGCCGGACCGCAGGCGAGCGGCGTCCGGCCGTACGGGGCCTTGCGGAGCGGCTGAGGTGGGGACTGAGCCACTGGTACTACCGCGATCAGCTGGTGCCGCCGCTGACCGAGGCGCAGCGCATCCGCGTCGCTGCCGTGCTGGCCGGCCCGGACACCGAGGAGACCGGGCCCGCAGCCGAGCACTGA
- a CDS encoding metallophosphoesterase: MIRVAAVGDIHLGPGSEGLLRPAFDTLAGCADLLLLAGDLTRHGTPQEGRVVAGEVAGLPVPVIAVLGNHDYQSDQQDALTRELNEGGVRVLECDGVLVDIDGTKVGVAGTKGFGGGFAGRCASDFGEPEMKAFVRYTRRCADGLARSLRELREAGSDVRIALTHFSPVPDTLAGEPPEIFPFLGSYLLAEAMDEAGADLAVHGHAHLGTEHGLTAGGVRVRNVAMPVIDRAFAVYHLGVGNGQVRPR, encoded by the coding sequence GTGATCCGGGTCGCAGCCGTCGGAGACATCCACCTCGGCCCCGGCAGCGAGGGCCTGCTGCGGCCCGCCTTCGATACCCTCGCGGGCTGCGCGGACCTGCTGCTGCTCGCCGGCGACCTGACCCGGCACGGCACCCCGCAGGAGGGCCGGGTGGTGGCCGGCGAGGTGGCCGGGCTGCCCGTACCCGTGATCGCGGTGCTCGGCAACCACGACTACCAGAGTGACCAGCAGGACGCCCTCACACGGGAGCTGAACGAGGGTGGCGTACGCGTCCTGGAGTGTGACGGCGTGCTCGTCGACATCGACGGTACGAAGGTCGGCGTCGCCGGGACGAAGGGTTTCGGCGGCGGCTTCGCGGGGCGCTGCGCCAGTGACTTCGGCGAACCCGAGATGAAGGCGTTCGTCCGGTACACCCGGCGGTGCGCGGACGGACTGGCACGGTCGCTGCGGGAGCTGCGCGAGGCGGGGAGCGATGTGCGGATCGCCCTCACGCACTTCTCGCCGGTGCCCGACACCCTTGCGGGCGAGCCCCCGGAGATCTTCCCGTTCCTCGGCAGCTATCTGCTCGCCGAGGCCATGGACGAGGCGGGTGCCGATCTCGCCGTCCACGGTCATGCCCACCTCGGCACGGAGCACGGCCTGACAGCAGGCGGAGTACGGGTGCGCAACGTGGCGATGCCGGTCATCGACCGGGCCTTCGCCGTCTACCACCTCGGCGTCGGAAACGGGCAGGTCCGCCCGCGGTGA
- a CDS encoding BON domain-containing protein, producing the protein MTSTEFIEYRLEHLRDRLAREEISELGVRVEARGAGALVRGSVNSADCRAAVLRIAGEELAGVLWHEDVTVSCPGPPDHSEELP; encoded by the coding sequence GTGACATCGACCGAATTCATCGAGTACCGGCTCGAGCACCTACGGGACCGCCTGGCGCGCGAGGAGATCTCAGAACTCGGCGTACGGGTCGAGGCCCGCGGCGCTGGCGCACTGGTCCGGGGAAGCGTCAACAGCGCCGACTGCCGGGCGGCGGTCCTGCGGATCGCCGGAGAAGAGCTGGCGGGCGTGCTCTGGCACGAGGACGTCACCGTGAGCTGCCCCGGACCTCCCGACCATTCGGAGGAACTGCCGTGA
- a CDS encoding nucleotidyltransferase family protein, producing MRQGPAPSETPGSPGGGRLPRDHTQAILETTKHVAALLKTTGKPFALAGSVAAFAHGLPARFQHDTDFCVRPEDSGVVIEALEEGGIAMRRAPEDWLVKGRSGGEEIDLIFELARRPVSTELLARAEVRPVDSVWMPVLAPTDLMDARLTALCEHYCDFGDLLPMARMLREQIDWDRMNREHRDAPLSDAFLYLLERLHVVDFDRREDAS from the coding sequence GTGCGGCAAGGGCCCGCTCCGTCCGAGACGCCCGGTTCCCCCGGCGGCGGGCGGCTGCCGCGCGACCACACCCAGGCCATCCTCGAGACCACCAAACATGTGGCCGCGCTCCTCAAGACGACCGGAAAGCCGTTCGCCCTCGCCGGCAGCGTGGCCGCATTCGCCCACGGCCTCCCGGCTCGCTTCCAGCACGACACGGACTTCTGCGTCCGGCCCGAGGACTCGGGAGTGGTCATCGAGGCACTGGAGGAAGGGGGCATCGCGATGCGCCGGGCACCCGAGGACTGGCTGGTCAAAGGGCGTTCCGGCGGGGAGGAGATCGATCTGATCTTCGAGCTGGCGCGGCGTCCGGTCAGTACGGAACTGCTCGCCCGGGCGGAGGTCCGGCCGGTCGACTCGGTGTGGATGCCCGTACTGGCGCCCACCGATCTGATGGACGCCCGCCTCACCGCGCTCTGCGAGCACTACTGCGACTTCGGGGACCTGCTGCCGATGGCCCGGATGCTGCGGGAGCAGATCGACTGGGACCGGATGAACCGGGAACACCGGGATGCACCACTGTCCGACGCGTTCCTGTACCTCCTCGAACGGCTCCACGTCGTCGACTTCGACCGGCGGGAGGACGCCTCGTGA
- the katG gene encoding catalase/peroxidase HPI, protein MSGSESENPAIPSPTPTPTRPRTNRDWWPNQLDLQVLHQHSPLSDPMGEDFDYAKEFATLDVDALKQDVFEVMTNSQDWWPADYGHYGPLFIRMSWHAAGTYRIADGRGGGGAGSQRFAPLNSWPDNASLDKARRLLWPVKQKYGRKISWADLLIFAGNCAMESMGFKTFGFGFGREDTWEPEEIFWGPEDTWLGDERYAGDRELTGPFGAVQMGLIYVNPEGPNGNPDPLAAAKDIRETFKRMAMDDEETAALIIGGHTFGKCHGAVDPAYIGPEPEASPLEQQGLGWRNTYGSGKGVDTLTSGLEGAWTSEPTKWDNGYLDNLFRYDWELTTSPAGAQQWTPTDPSARDTVPDAHDPSKRHAPMMLTTDLALKLDPVYAPIVKSFHENPDKLAVAFAKAWYKLLHRDMGPLSRYLGPWIPEPQLWQDPVPPVDHELVGDADIAALKSRILASGLSVPQLVTTAWAAAASFRGTDKRGGANGARIRLAPQRDWEVNAVPEVARVLQTLEQVRQEFNGSAGAKKVSLADLIVLGGCAAVEQAAKNAGYEITVPFAPGRTDASQEQTDLEAFAVLEPPADGFRNYLREGEKLSPETLLLDRANLLTLTAPEMTALIGGMRALNTGFGQSPHGVFTDRPETLTNDFFVNLLDMGTEWKPSASAENVFEGRDRATGEAKWTATAVDLVFGSHSQLRALSEVYASEDGEEKLVRDFVAAWDKVMNLDRFDLS, encoded by the coding sequence GTGTCCGGCAGCGAAAGCGAAAACCCAGCAATCCCCTCCCCCACCCCCACGCCGACCCGCCCCAGGACGAACCGGGACTGGTGGCCGAATCAGCTGGACCTGCAGGTCCTCCACCAGCACTCGCCCCTGTCCGACCCGATGGGCGAGGACTTCGACTACGCGAAGGAATTCGCGACCCTCGACGTCGATGCGCTGAAGCAGGACGTCTTCGAGGTGATGACGAACTCCCAGGACTGGTGGCCTGCCGACTACGGCCACTACGGGCCGCTCTTCATCCGGATGAGCTGGCACGCCGCGGGCACGTACCGCATCGCCGACGGCCGGGGCGGTGGCGGCGCCGGATCCCAGCGCTTCGCGCCCCTCAACAGCTGGCCGGACAATGCGAGCCTGGACAAGGCCCGCCGTTTGCTCTGGCCGGTCAAGCAGAAGTACGGCCGGAAGATCTCCTGGGCCGATCTGCTGATTTTCGCCGGAAACTGCGCCATGGAATCGATGGGGTTCAAAACGTTCGGATTCGGTTTCGGCCGGGAGGACACCTGGGAGCCCGAGGAAATCTTCTGGGGGCCCGAGGACACCTGGCTCGGAGACGAGCGCTACGCCGGTGACCGGGAACTCACCGGTCCTTTCGGCGCCGTGCAGATGGGCCTGATCTACGTCAATCCGGAAGGGCCCAACGGCAACCCGGATCCGCTGGCCGCCGCCAAGGACATTCGCGAGACGTTCAAGCGCATGGCCATGGACGACGAGGAAACGGCTGCGCTCATCATCGGCGGACATACGTTCGGCAAGTGTCACGGTGCCGTCGACCCCGCCTACATCGGCCCGGAGCCCGAGGCCAGCCCCCTCGAGCAGCAGGGCCTCGGCTGGCGGAACACGTACGGCAGCGGCAAGGGCGTCGACACGCTGACCAGTGGGCTCGAGGGCGCATGGACCTCCGAGCCGACGAAATGGGACAACGGGTACCTGGACAACCTGTTCAGGTACGACTGGGAGCTGACGACGAGTCCCGCCGGTGCGCAGCAGTGGACTCCCACGGATCCGTCGGCCCGGGACACCGTGCCCGATGCCCATGATCCGTCGAAGCGGCACGCGCCGATGATGCTGACGACGGACCTCGCGCTGAAGCTGGACCCGGTCTACGCGCCGATCGTGAAGAGCTTCCACGAGAACCCGGACAAGCTCGCGGTGGCCTTCGCCAAGGCCTGGTACAAGCTGCTGCACCGCGACATGGGACCCCTCTCGCGCTACCTCGGCCCGTGGATCCCCGAGCCGCAGCTGTGGCAGGACCCCGTCCCGCCGGTCGATCACGAGCTGGTCGGGGACGCGGACATCGCCGCCCTCAAGAGCAGGATCCTCGCCTCGGGGCTGTCCGTCCCGCAGCTGGTCACCACCGCCTGGGCGGCGGCGGCGAGCTTCCGCGGCACCGACAAACGGGGCGGGGCCAACGGGGCCAGGATCCGGCTCGCGCCGCAACGGGACTGGGAGGTCAACGCCGTACCCGAGGTGGCCCGGGTACTGCAGACCCTCGAGCAGGTCCGGCAGGAGTTCAACGGCTCGGCCGGTGCCAAGAAGGTCTCGCTCGCGGACCTGATCGTCCTGGGCGGGTGCGCGGCGGTCGAGCAGGCCGCGAAGAACGCCGGGTACGAGATCACGGTCCCGTTCGCACCCGGGCGTACGGACGCCTCGCAGGAGCAGACCGACCTGGAGGCGTTCGCCGTGCTCGAACCCCCGGCGGACGGGTTTCGCAACTACCTGCGGGAGGGGGAGAAGCTGTCGCCGGAGACCCTCCTGCTGGACCGCGCCAACCTGCTGACGCTCACCGCTCCCGAGATGACGGCGCTGATCGGCGGCATGCGGGCCCTGAACACCGGCTTCGGGCAGTCCCCGCACGGTGTCTTCACGGACCGGCCGGAGACGTTGACCAACGACTTCTTCGTCAACCTGCTCGACATGGGCACGGAGTGGAAGCCGTCGGCCTCGGCCGAGAACGTGTTCGAGGGCAGGGACCGCGCCACGGGCGAGGCCAAGTGGACCGCCACCGCCGTGGACCTCGTCTTCGGCTCGCACTCCCAGCTCCGCGCCCTCTCGGAGGTCTACGCGTCCGAGGACGGCGAGGAGAAGTTGGTGCGTGATTTCGTGGCCGCGTGGGACAAGGTGATGAACCTCGACCGGTTCGACCTCTCCTGA
- a CDS encoding N-formylglutamate amidohydrolase, translated as MSDAAALLHPGAPDSPVILHVPHSSRAIPADVRAGILLDDGALERELDYITDSHTAEIAARAAGAARVTPWRFENRLSRLVIDPERFPDEREEMLARGMGAVYTRTTHREELRPADFDGRPLIERYFHPYAQAMTDAVEERLAAVGRAVILDVHSYPAKALPYELHGDGPRPPICIGTDAFHTPRPLLDAARQAFAGFGGTGLDSPFAGTYVPLRHYGKDARVGALMVEIRRDVYMSEPGGAAGTGLDALAQALAALVDGAAR; from the coding sequence ATGAGCGACGCAGCCGCCCTCCTCCACCCAGGAGCTCCCGACTCACCCGTGATACTCCACGTTCCGCACTCGTCCCGTGCCATACCCGCGGACGTCCGCGCCGGGATCCTGCTGGACGACGGGGCACTCGAAAGGGAACTGGACTACATCACCGACTCGCACACGGCGGAGATCGCGGCGCGGGCGGCCGGGGCCGCCCGCGTCACCCCCTGGAGGTTCGAGAACCGGCTGTCGCGGCTGGTCATCGACCCCGAGCGGTTCCCCGACGAGCGGGAGGAGATGCTGGCACGGGGCATGGGCGCGGTCTACACCCGGACGACGCACCGCGAAGAGCTCCGCCCGGCCGACTTCGACGGACGACCGCTGATCGAGCGGTACTTCCACCCGTACGCGCAGGCGATGACGGACGCGGTGGAGGAGCGGCTGGCGGCCGTCGGGCGGGCCGTGATCCTCGACGTGCACTCGTACCCGGCGAAGGCGCTGCCCTACGAGCTCCACGGCGACGGTCCGCGCCCGCCGATCTGCATCGGAACGGACGCCTTCCACACGCCCCGCCCCCTGCTCGACGCGGCGCGGCAGGCGTTCGCGGGCTTCGGCGGCACGGGGCTGGACAGCCCCTTCGCGGGAACGTACGTGCCGCTGCGCCACTACGGGAAGGACGCGCGGGTCGGCGCGCTGATGGTGGAGATCCGGCGGGACGTCTACATGAGCGAGCCGGGAGGAGCGGCGGGCACCGGACTCGACGCGCTGGCGCAGGCGCTGGCCGCTCTCGTGGACGGGGCGGCCCGGTGA